Proteins encoded in a region of the Dasypus novemcinctus isolate mDasNov1 chromosome 24, mDasNov1.1.hap2, whole genome shotgun sequence genome:
- the LOC131275828 gene encoding ral guanine nucleotide dissociation stimulator-like has protein sequence MRQLLGQTLLGGGHEGLGREDGPCPLRTPPVLKLLLTLCTLLGTWMDQYWEDFLQPPDSPCLQLLAAHAQEHLPGSGLQRHTALLLAQMRHLEPTEAEPEGPEPESAPSPPGLPASEVAPAPAMQIEPDAFRAVVPAPKLQVAPAPPQLPPTEMGPVPSLEHDHPTRSAGAPAQEPRAAAAPSGAGAAEPGASLAPPASPPLHGLALPALEGEPAPPAAEAPAFKLEDASGPPPLPPVEGVPVPPTEAELVPSAGAAPSAPPVGEREAVPLPPPVPPAQVAPVPTLELQPVQAPSRATALEGKARLAAAPEPRPELSSAAGQAAPPQPSCPWPGPCGDGLREQKPALLAFRPKLVAEQLSLMDAELFKKVVPYHCLGSIWSQRHQKGKEHMAPTVRAVISQFNRVADCVKATCLGDRSMKATDRARVVEHWIEVARECLSLRNFSSGHAILSALERHVIGHQKRTWAEVSRDSFCLFQTLSEIFSTESDSSEDSELISQEGNPEFATLDANPNRAQKQQQREGGAIQGTVPWLGTFLTQFSLVDSAMQEFLDGTMVNFEKRRKEYQLVAELQQLQARCCYDCLVPDGRFGAWFEAVEQLGQDSRQGPDAESSGSSTAHSSVQLQGGPDLSGGDAADSPLPHVAGSSGSAVEIHLDHVPEAQDSQEAKPGQPTSASSRISSTVTAASGGTSSSSSIQTRATRTSRKHRDSRPRYKRHVGDHCFVRVALAEDSGHKVQSILVTDQDRAPAVIRKALEEHELAGEQPADYQLVQIISGDGTLQIPDGANVYYAMAPSPDYRFLLLRKTMPLDAEVKERALSALRGSRQKGPRFRKGKL, from the exons ATGAGGCAGCTCCTCGGGCAGACGCTCCTGGGTGGGGGCCACGAGGGCCTGGGGCGGGAGGACGGGCCCTGCCCCCTCCGCACTCCCCCAGTGCTGAagctcctact caccctctGCACCTTGCTGGGCACCTGGATGGACCAGTACTGGGAGGACTTCCTGCAGCCTCCagactctccctgcctccagctgctGGCGGCCCACGCCCAGGAGCACCTGCCGGGCTCTGGCCTGCAGCGCCACACTGCACTTCTGCTTGCACAGATGAGACACCTGGAGCCCACGGAGGCAGAGCCGGAGG GTCCAGAGCCAGAGTCGGCTCCATCACCACCCGGACTGCCAGCTAGCGAGGTGGCGCCAGCACCTGCCATGCAAATAGAGCCTGACGCATTCCGCGCCGTGGTGCCAGCTCCTAAGCTGCAGGTGGCTCCAGCACCACCACAGCTGCCCCCCACAGAGATGGGGCCCGTGCCCTCCCTGGAGCATGACCATCCAACCCGGTCAGCCGGAGCACCTGCTCAGGAGCCACGGGCAGCTGCAGCACCATCAGGAGCAGGAGCTGCAGAGCCGGGGGCAAGTCTAGCTCCACCTGCCTCGCCGCCGCTCCACGGATTGGCACTGCCCGCTCTCGAGGGAGagcctgctcctccagcagcagAAGCTCCCGCTTTCAAGCTGGAAGATGCCTCGGGgccacctccactgccacctGTGGAGGGAGTGCCAGTGCCCCCTACGGAGGCAGAGCTGGTCCCTTCTGCAGGGGCAGCCCCATCCGCACCACCAGTTGGTGAGAGGGAGGCGGTCCCACTGCCACCTCCAGTGCCGCCTGCACAGGTCGCTCCAGTGCCCACTCTGGAGCTCCAGCCGGTTCAGGCACCTTCAAGAGCAACAGCTCTCGAGGGGAAGGCAAGGCTGGCAGCAGCACCTGAGCCACGGCCAGAGCTCAGCTCAGCAGCAGGGCAGGCTGCCCCCCCACAGCCTTCCTGCCCCTGGCCCGGGCCCTGTGGGGACGGTCTGCGTGAGCAGAAGCCTGCGCTCCTGGCTTTCCGTCCCAagctggtggcagagcagctGTCACTCATGGATGCG gagctgttcaagaAGGTTGTGCCCTACCACTGCCTGGGCTCCATCTGGTCCCAGCGCCACCAGAAGGGCAAGGAGCACATGGCACCCACCGTGCGCGCCGTCATCAGTCAGTTCAACCGAGTGGCCGACTGCGTCAAGGCCACCTGCCTCGGGGACCGCAGCATGAAGGCCACAgacagggccagggtggtggagcactggatcGAGGTGGCCAGG gagTGCCTAAGCCTCCGCAACTTCTCCTCAGGCCACGCCATCCTCTCTGCTCTTGAAAGGCACGTGATTGGCCATCAGAAGAGGACATGGGCGGAAGTTTCCAG ggacagCTTCTGCCTCTTTCAGACACTGTCTGAGATTTTCTCCACTGAGAGCGACTCCTCCGAGGACAGTGAGCTGATCTCCCAG GAGGGGAACCCTGAGTTTGCCACCCTGGACGCAAACCCCAACAGagcccagaagcagcagcagagggagggg GGTGCCATCCAGGGCACTGTCCCATGGCTGGGGACGTTCCTCACTCAGTTTTCGCTGGTGGACTCTGCCATGCAGGAGTTTTTGGAT GGGACCATGGTGAATtttgagaaaaggaggaag GAATACCAGCTAGTGGCCGAGCTGCAGCAGCTGCAGGCGCGCTGCTGCTATGACTGCCTTGTGCCTGATGGGCGCTTTGGGGCCTGGTTTGAGGCCGTGGAGCAACTCGGCCAGGACAG CCGCCAGGGCCCCGACGCTGAGTCCAGCGGCAGCAGCACCGCCCACTCCAGCGTCCAGCTCCAGGGTGGCCCTGACCTCAGCGGTGGGGATGCCGCGGATTCTCCTCTCCCGCACGTGGCCGGCTCCTCCGGCTCCGCAGTGGAAATCCACCTGGACCACGTCCCGGAGGCCCAGGACAGCCAGGAAGCGAAG CCAGGGCAGCCGACCTCCGCATCATCTCGGATCAGCTCCACCGTAACGGCAGCGTCGGGAGGAacgtcctcttcctcctccatccaAACCAGGGCCACCCGGACCAGCCGAAAGCACCGTGACTCACGGCCGCGCTACAAACGGCACGTGGGCGACCACTGCTTCGTCCGTGTTGCCCTGGCCGAGGACAGTGGCCACAAGGTCCAGAGCATCCTG GTGACCGACCAAGACAGGGCTCCAGCCGTGATCcgcaaggccctggaagagcaCGAGCTGGCTGGGGAGCAGCCCGCGGACTACCAGCTGGTGCAGATCATCTCAGGAGATGGCA cgCTACAGATTCCAGATGGTGCCAACGTGTATTACGCTATGGCGCCCTCCCCCGATTATCGGTTTCTTCTCCTGAGGAAGACCATGCCCCTGGATGCTGAGGTCAAGGAGAGAGCTCTCTCAGCTCTTCGGGGGAGTCGGCAGAAGGGACCCAGGTTCCGAAAGGGGAAACTGTAA